One segment of Solanum lycopersicum chromosome 1, SLM_r2.1 DNA contains the following:
- the LOC101251228 gene encoding uncharacterized protein, translating into MSDRVKQSHSDCDGRTGKSIHSVQSVWMAHWTRTSYNSTAETQNHASAALGNKENDKDSKPLQSIVKMETMSSKSVKRLRESETQTFEVINETSSRTIAKETLGNWSLSMHNPCENVKTPFQDPLDFGKTHPYDIGHRTVASRPLIDNPSHLASHIVPYRDPGHYVTKESEKTQKAFVSRSFLAAKEEVPRLGMLEHEHGRLVTPELRQNDSFFLDAPSTSKKLLPKMGGEEFQKNPGSSFVRLLKNEPGPSHVTEPKELQKLPHPLRDVETMRTSNTVDSVVGMTGYRPCVSQTIHSMLITKGADAGLFEGNNVIGNSRMWNKINGKASLSSCDKQSKSFVHYKGGMQLQIQNCFTGSERKDNIEDRKRSEFVLKNESSAETDTMDMDVFQEKNQLCGTSSSIAKKVNKMDQTLPRQLALEGSRKEAGHKQLKLDINLELPAPTDNMEASSSRTESFDLGSILARAEQPSSSRTDFCPEGLLGHDPGSRWVKRLKMSACGSLAFGTKSSSLVGETSNEKSHKFLNQIPKGTIANSELASSSKRHGKELMVHDNTASLAMNSSTASMSVIKKDLEALTSHSWIQRLLHDRTTNAPKRPQPVVVCEPQTSKLELDDFQKKQLPSLGAMALMGKAMNGFQPCEYHRKGPLVVWNTKSF; encoded by the exons ATGTCTGATCGTGTTAAACAATCACATTCGGATTGTGATGGTAGAACCGGGAAGTCTATACATTCAGTTCAATCTGTTTGGATGGCACATTGGACTAGAACAAGCTACAATTCTACGGCAGAAACACAAAATCATGCATCTGCTGCTCTTGGAAACAAGGAAAATGACAAAGATTCTAAGCCTCTCCAGTCAATTGTTAAAATGGAGACAATGTCCTCTAAATCCGTCAAAAGATTAAGAGAATCTGAAACTCAAACATTTGAAGTCATTAACGAGACAAGTTCAAGAACCATTGCAAAAGAAACTCTAGGCAATTGGTCCCTATCAATGCACAATCCTTGTGAAAATGTCAAAACTCCCTTCCAGGATCCTTTGGATTTTGGCAAGACTCATCCATATGACATTGGTCACCGCACTGTTGCATCGAGGCCTTTGATAGATAATCCAAGTCACTTAGCATCTCATATTGTGCCATATCGAGATCCTGGCCATTATGTAACTAAAGAATCGGAAAAGACACAGAAAGCTTTCGTGAGCAGATCATTTCTAGCTGCAAAAGAAGAAGTGCCTAGACTGGGAATGTTGGAGCATGAACATGGGAGATTGGTCACTCCAGAATTAAGGCAAAATGACTCATTCTTTCTGGATGCACCCTCCACAAGCAAAAAACTTCTTCCAAAAATGGGTGGAGAAGAGTTCCAGAAAAATCCAGGAAGTTCCTTTGTCAGGTTGTTAAAAAATGAACCCGGTCCTTCCCATGTAACTGAACCAAAAGAGTTACAAAAGCTACCACATCCATTGCGTGATGTAGAGACAATGAGAACAAGCAATACCGTGGACTCTGTAGTGGGAATGACTGGATATCGTCCCTGCGTTTCTCAGACCATCCATAGTATGTTAATCACAAAAGGAGCGGATGCTGGTCTGTTTGAAGGAAACAATGTAATCGGTAATTCAAGGATGTGGAATAAAATTAATGGGAAAGCATCATTAAGTAGCTGTGATAAGCAATCTAAATCTTTTGTTCATTATAAGGGAGGAATGCagcttcaaattcaaaattgctTCACAGGCAGTGAAAGAAAAGACAATATAGAAGACAGAAAGCGTTCTGAATTTGTGTTAAAGAATGAATCTTCAGCTGAAACTGATACCATGGACATGGATGTGTTTCAGGAGAAGAACCAGCTTTGTG GTACAAGTTCTTCTATAGCAAAGAAG GTGAACAAAATGGACCAAACTTTGCCCCGTCAACTTGCACTTGAAGGCTCCAGGAAGGAAGCTGGACACAAACAGCTCAAGTTGGATATAAACTTAGAGCTCCCTGCTCCAACTGATAATATGGAGGCAAGTTCTTCCAGAACTGAAAGTTTCGACTTGGGATCAATACTGGCCCGTGCTGAACAACCCAGTTCATCAAGAACTGATTTCTGTCCCGAAGGGCTTCTTGGACATGACCCAGGTAGTAGATGGGTTAAGCGCCTCAAAATGAGTGCTTGCGGTTCTTTGGCTTTTGGTACTAAAAGCTCCAGTTTAGTAGGAGAAACATCTAATGAGAAGTCACACAAGTTCCTCAATCAAATTCCTAAAGGAACCATAGCTAACTCTGAATTAGCATCATCTAGTAAACGTCATGGTAAAGAATTGATGGTTCACGACAACACTGCAAGCTTAGCAATGAACTCTAGTACTGCTTCTATGAGTGTTATCAAGAAAGATCTAGAGGCTTTGACTTCTCATTCTTGGATTCAAAGGTTGCTTCATGATAGGACTACCAATGCACCAAAGAGGCCCCAACCGGTGGTGGTTTGTGAGCCTCAAACCTCAAAGTTGGAGCTCGATGATTTCCAGAAGAAGCAACTTCCAAGCCTTGGTGCCATGGCCCTCATGGGTAAGGCAATGAATGGTTTTCAGCCATGTGAATATCATAGAAAAGGCCCTTTAGTTGTTTGGAACACTAAGAGTTTCTGA
- the LOC101261967 gene encoding syntaxin-112, protein MNDLMTKSFLSYVELKKQAMMDVEAGPDIEMGQLDPTDERNLSKFFEEVAVIKSDMEEINNLQDLNRKTKSAPSAKILQGHRDQINSDIITVLRKAKMIKTRLELLDKSNLDNRGVSGSPVDRTRISVTNGLRIKLRDMMNDFQCLRENIVAEHKEGLRKQYSNANGKEPSEEAIEKMMQERVIEKGVVENQDRHEAVKEIQKSLVELHQVFLDMAVMVETQGDQMNNIEQNVVNAGGYVNGGMKELDRANRMKRTRTWACWIGALVLVFLLICLIAILF, encoded by the coding sequence ATGAATGACCTGATGACGAAATCATTCTTAAGTTATGTGGAATTGAAGAAGCAGGCTATGATGGATGTTGAAGCAGGGCCTGATATTGAGATGGGTCAACTCGACCCGACTGATGAAAGAAACCTCTCAAAATTCTTTGAAGAAGTTGCTGTAATTAAGTCTGATATGGAAGAGATTAACAATCTTCAAGACCTTAATCGAAAAACCAAATCAGCCCCGAGTGCCAAAATTCTTCAAGGACATAGAGATCAGATTAACTCTGACATTATTACTGTTCTTAGAAAGGCGAAAATGATCAAAACAAGACTTGAATTGCTAGATAAATCCAATCTTGACAATCGTGGCGTGTCAGGAAGTCCTGTTGATCGAACGAGGATTTCAGTGACTAATGGTTTGAGAATTAAACTGAGGGATATGATGAATGATTTTCAGTGTTTAAGGGAAAACATTGTAGCAGAACACAAAGAAGGCTTAAGAAAACAGTATAGTAATGCTAACGGGAAGGAACCGAGCGAGGAGGCGATTGAAAAGATGATGCAAGAAAGGGTTATTGAAAAGGGGGTGGTGGAGAACCAGGATAGACATGAAGCTGTGAAAGAGATACAGAAAAGCTTGGTTGAGCTGCACCAAGTGTTTCTTGACATGGCTGTTATGGTTGAGACACAAGGTGATCAAATGAACAATATTGAGCAAAATGTGGTTAATGCTGGTGGATATGTGAATGGTGGGATGAAGGAGTTAGATCGTGCTAATCGAATGAAGAGAACGAGGACTTGGGCTTGTTGGATTGGCGCGTTGGTGCTGGTTTTCTTGTTGATATGCCTTATTGCAATTCTATTTTGA
- the LOC101268521 gene encoding RER1 family protein: protein MEGVGGDGASAATALNQRRHELSKLFQYYLDKTTPHATYRWIGTFVLALLYALRVYYVQGFYVVTYGLGIYILNLLIGFLSPLVDPELEPSDGPMLPTKGSDEFKPFIRRLPEFKFWYAITKAFCVAFVMTFFSLFDVPVFWPILLCYWIVLFVLTMRRQITHMIKYRYIPFNLGKQKYSGKRPSASGSSPRAD, encoded by the exons ATGGAGGGTGTTGGAGGTGATGGTGCCTCAGCGGCTACAGCATTGAACCAGCGGAGGCATGAACTTTCAAAACTTTTCCAATACTATTTAGATAAAACTACTCCTCATGCTACATATAGGTGGATTGGAACTTTTGTCTTAGCATTGCTTTATGCTCTGCGGGTTTATTATGTTCAAGGATTCTATGTTGTTACCTATGGATTGGGCATCTACATTCTTAATTTGCTGATTGGTTTCCTGTCACCTCTTGTTGACCCTGAGCTGGAACCTTCGGATGGACCTATGTTACCAACTAAAGGTTCAGATGAATTCAAGCCTTTCATACGTCGCCTCCCAGAGTTCAAGTTCTG GTATGCCATAACAAAGGCTTTCTGTGTGGCATTTGTCATGACTTTCTTCTCCCTATTTGATGTTCCTGTGTTCTGGCCTATATTGTTGTGCTACTGGATTGTTCTATTTGTCCTTACCATGAGGCGACAAATTACACACATGATTAAATACAGATACATTCCTTTCAACCTTGGAAAGCAG AAATATTCGGGGAAAAGGCCATCAGCAAGTGGCAGCAGCCCAAGAGCCGACTGA
- the LOC101244818 gene encoding putative pectinesterase 11, which produces MDATSFIIQFHLILILLICCNTSTNLAMAANNSSTNFSTAILIRVDQSGQGDFKKIQDAIDAVPSNNTELFFIWVKPGTYREKIVVPADKPFITLSGTEASNTIITSSEGGDITESPTVTVLASDFVARYLTIQNLFGTSGKAVALKVKGDRGAFYSCRIQSYQDTLLDDSGRHYYNNCYIEGAVDFIFGSAASLYERCHIHSVAAGAITAQGRETPLENSGFTFLGCKITGTGGNTSLGRPWGSYSRVVFAYTFMANIIQPEGWNDWGDSTKQSTSYYGEYKCYGPGANRSKRVVWSRSLSNEDAAPFLTKNMIGGRSWLRPTPTHFKRSGSTNIVTSAGEN; this is translated from the exons ATGGATGCtacttcattcataattcaatttcATCTTATATTAATTCTACTCATTTGTTGTAATACGTCAACTAATTTAGCCATGGCTGCAAACAACTCTAGTACAAATTTTTCCACAGCCATTCTAATTAGAGTGGACCAATCAGGCCAGGgagatttcaaaaaaattcaagatgCTATTGATGCTGTTCCATCGAATAATACTGAATTATTCTTCATTTGGGTTAAGCCAGGGACTTACAG AGAGAAGATTGTGGTACCTGCTGATAAGCCATTCATCACGTTGAGTGGAACAGAGGCTTCTAACACAATAATTACATCTAGTGAAGGTGGAGATATTACTGAATCTCCTACAGTCACTGTATTAGCCTCCGATTTTGTTGCAAGATATTTAACAATACAG AATTTATTCGGAACGAGTGGCAAAGCCGTGGCACTTAAGGTTAAAGGAGATAGAGGTGCATTCTATAGTTGTAGAATTCAATCGTATCAAGACACTTTGTTAGACGATAGTGGTAGGCATTATTACAACAATTGTTACATTGAAGGGGCCGTTGATTTTATTTTCGGTAGCGCAGCTTCTCTCTATGAA AGGTGTCATATTCATTCAGTTGCAGCAGGGGCAATCACAGCTCAAGGCAGAGAGACCCCTTTAGAAAATTCAGGATTTACATTTTTAGGTTGCAAGATAACAGGTACAGGAGGGAACACTTCACTAGGAAGACCATGGGGTTCATATTCTAGGGTTGTTTTTGCCTACACATTTATGGCTAATATCATACAGCCAGAGGGATGGAATGACTGGGGAGATTCTACCAAGCAAAG CACTTCGTACTATGGTGAATACAAGTGTTATGGACCGGGTGCTAATAGATCAAAAAGGGTGGTTTGGTCACGTAGCTTATCGAACGAGGACGCCGCGCCATTTCTGACCAAGAATATGATTGGCGGGCGAAGTTGGTTAAGGCCCACCCCGACCCATTTCAAAAGATCAGGCTCAACAAATATTGTTACTTCTGCTGGAGAAAATTGA
- the LOC101255930 gene encoding protein NUCLEAR FUSION DEFECTIVE 4: MKADFSLKNLGKTPTPFFNGRWFTAFASILILSVSGGTYLFGLYSQHVKSSLGYDQTTLNLLSFFKDVGANVGIIAGLINEVCPPWVVLLIGSLMNFSGYIYLWLAVNGDELVKPQVWQMCLCLMIGANSQTFTNTGALVTCVKNFPESRGIVIGLLKGFVGLSGAIITQLFHAIYGNNGKSLVLLIAWLPPFVCCALLRYVRVLKGVNRQENEVKIFYQLLYISLGLAGFLLMVTILQNRVAFTLVEYRLSACVMLLLLFAPIVVVIREELRIGKNRKQVLDDFTPLKGLEQGKLPSRSQGKEVLWFKNVFKPPERGEDYTILQALLSIDMLILFITTIFGAGGTLTAIDNIGQIGKALGYPNTSIATFTSLVSIWGYLGRVVSGFVSEIFLTKYKVPRPLMLTFVLLLSCFGHILIAMGVPSVLDVALAILGFCFGAMAPLIFSIISELFGLKHYATLLNFGGAASPIGAYVFNVRLVGHFYDKEALRQMAALGLFRKPGDHLTCIGIECYRSSFLIIAAASFVGCIISYILVLRTRKFYKGDIYKKFREQE, encoded by the coding sequence ATGAAGGCAGATTTCAGTTTGAAAAATTTGGGTAAAACCCCAACCCCTTTCTTCAATGGGCGATGGTTCACTGCGTTTGCTTCAATCTTGATCTTGTCTGTTTCTGGTGGCACTTACTTATTTGGTCTTTACTCACAACATGTCAAATCTTCATTGGGTTATGATCAAACAACCTTAAATCTGTTATCTTTCTTTAAGGATGTGGGTGCCAATGTAGGAATCATTGCTGGTTTAATCAATGAAGTTTGCCCACCATGGGTTGTTCTTCTAATTGGGTCATTAATGAATTTTTCTGGGTACATTTACTTATGGTTAGCAGTCAACGGTGATGAATTAGTCAAACCCCAGGTTTGGCAAATGTGTTTATGTTTAATGATTGGTGCAAATTCTCAAACTTTTACTAATACTGGTGCTTTAGTAACTTGTGTCAAAAATTTCCCAGAAAGTAGGGGAATTGTGATTGGATTGTTAAAGGGTTTTGTTGGTTTAAGTGGTGCAATTATAACACAATTGTTTCATGCTATTTATGGGAACAATGGGAAATCTTTAGTGTTGTTAATTGCTTGGCTTCCACCATTTGTTTGTTGTGCTTTGCTTAGGTATGTTAGGGTTTTGAAAGGCGTTAATCGTCAAGAAAATGAGGTGAAGATTTTTTATCAGCTTCTTTATATATCACTTGGTCTTGCTGGATTTCTGTTAATGGTCACCATTTTGCAAAATAGGGTAGCTTTCACTTTAGTTGAATATAGATTGAGTGCTTGTGTCATGTTGCTTTTGTTGTTTGCACCTATTGTTGTTGTAATCAGAGAAGAATTGAGAATTGGGAAGAACAGGAAACAAGTTTTAGATGATTTTACGCCGTTGAAAGGACTAGAGCAAGGGAAGTTACCTTCAAGAAGTCAGGGGAAAGAAGTTTTATGGTTCAAGAATGTGTTTAAGCCACCGGAGAGAGGTGAAGATTATACGATTTTGCAAGCACTTTTGAGCATTGACATGTTGATTTTGTTTATTACTACTATCTTTGGGGCGGGTGGTACGTTGACTGCTATTGATAACATAGGTCAAATTGGTAAGGCGTTAGGATATCCTAACACGAGTATTGCAACATTTACTTCACTAGTGAGTATATGGGGTTATCTTGGAAGAGTAGTCTCTGGTTTTGTCTCTGAGATTTTCTTGACAAAGTATAAAGTACCTCGTCCGTTGATGCTTACCTTTGTGCTCCTTTTATCTTGCTTTGGTCATATTCTTATAGCAATGGGTGTTCCAAGTGTTCTTGATGTTGCATTGGCTATTCTTGGGTTTTGCTTTGGAGCTATGGCACCTTTGAtattttccatcatatcagaacTTTTTGGCCTAAAACACTATGCTACACTGCTCAACTTTGGCGGAGCAGCCAGTCCAATTGGAGCTTATGTATTCAATGTTAGATTGGTTGGTCATTTTTATGACAAGGAAGCTTTGAGGCAAATGGCAGCTTTGGGACTTTTCAGGAAGCCAGGGGATCATTTAACATGCATCGGTATCGAGTGTTACAGGTCTTCTTTTCTGATAATTGCTGCAGCAAGTTTTGTAGGGTGCATTATATCATACATTTTGGTACTTAGAACAAGAAAGTTCTATAAAGGCGATATTTACAAGAAGTTCAGAGAGCAAGAGTAA
- the AgpL1 gene encoding ADP-glucose pyrophosphorylase large subunit produces the protein MDTCCAAMKSTVHLGRVSTGGFNNGEKEIFGEKIRGSLNNNLRINQLSKSLKLEKKIKPGVAYSVITTENDTETVFVDMPRLERRRANPKDVAAVILGGGEGTKLFPLTSRTATPAVPVGGCYRLIDIPMSNCINSAINKIFVLTQYNSAALNRHIARTYFGNGVSFGDGFVEVLAATQTPGEAGKKWFQGTADAVRKFIWVFEDAKNKNIENILVLSGDHLYRMDYMELVQNHIDRNADITLSCAPAEDSRASDFGLVKIDSRGRVVQFAEKPKGFELKAMQVDTTLVGLSPQDAKKSPYIASMGVYVFKTDVLLKLLKWSYPTSNDFGSEIIPAAIDDYNVQAYIFKDYWEDIGTIKSFYNASLALTQEFPEFQFYDPKTPFYTSPRFLPPTKIDNCKIKDAIISHGCFLRDCTVEHSIVGERSRLDCGVELKDTFMMGADYYQTESEIASLLAEGKVPIGIGENTKIRKCIIDKNAKIGKNVSIINKDGVQEADRPEEGFYIRSGIIIISEKATIRDGTVI, from the exons ATGGATACTTGTTGTGCGGCTATGAAATCGACGGTTCATTTGGGGAGAGTGAGCACTGGTGGCTTTAACAATGGAGAGAAGGAGATTTTTGGGGAGAAGATCAGAGGGAGTTTGAACAACAATCTCAGGATTAATCAGTTGTCGAAAAGTTTGAAACTTGAGAAGAAGATTAAACCTGGGGTTGCTTACTCTGTGATCACTACTGAAAATGACACAGAGACTGTG TTCGTAGATATGCCACGTCTTGAGAGACGCCGGGCAAATCCCAAGGATGTGGCTGCAGTCATATTAGGAGGAGGCGAAGGGACCAAGTTATTCCCACTTACAAGTAGAACTGCAACCCCTGCT GTTCCGGTTGGAGGATGCTACAGGCTGATAGACATCCCAATGAGCAACTGTATCAACAGTGCTATTAACAAGATTTTTGTGCTGACACAGTACAATTCTGCTGCCCTGAATCGTCACATTGCTCGAACGTATTTTGGCAATGGTGTGAGCTTTGGAGATGGATTTGTCGAG GTACTAGCTGCAACTCAGACACCTGGGGAAGCAGGAAAAAAATGGTTTCAAGGAACAGCAGATGCTGTCAGAAAATTTATATGGGTTTTTGAG GACGCTAAGAACAAGAATATTGAAAATATCCTTGTATTATCTGGGGATCATCTTTATAGGATGGATTATATGGAGTTGGTGCAG AACCATATTGACAGAAATGCTGATATTACTCTTTCATGTGCACCAGCTGAGGACAG CCGAGCATCAGATTTTGGGCTGGTCAAGATTGACAGCAGAGGCAGAGTTGTCCAGTTTGCTGAAAAACCAAAAGGTTTTGAGCTTAAAGCAATG CAAGTAGATACTACTCTTGTTGGATTATCTCCACAAGATGCGAAGAAATCCCCTTATATTGCTTCAATGGGAGTTTATGTATTCAAGACAGATGTATTGTTGAAGCTCTTGAAATGGAGCTATCCCACTTCTAATGATTTTGGCTCTGAAATTATACCAGCAGCTATTGATGATTACAATGTTCAA GCATACATTTTCAAAGACTACTGGGAGGACATTGGAACAATTAAATCTTTCTATAATGCTAGCTTGGCGCTCACACAAGAG TTTCCAGAGTTCCAATTTTACGATCCAAAAACACCTTTTTACACATCTCCTAGGTTCCTTCCACCAACCAAGATAGACAATTGCAAG ATTAAGGATGCCATAATTTCTCATGGATGTTTTTTGCGAGATTGCACTGTGGAACACTCCATAGTGGGTGAAAGATCGCGCTTAGACTGTGGTGTTGAACTGAAG GATACTTTCATGATGGGAGCAGACTACTACCAAACAGAATCTGAGATTGCCTCCCTGTTAGCAGAGGGGAAAGTACCGATTGGAATTGgggaaaatacaaaaataag GAAATGTATCATTGACAAGAACGCAAAGATAGGAAAGAATGTTTCAATCATTAACAAAgat ggTGTTCAAGAGGCAGACCGACCAGAGGAAGGATTCTACATACGATCAGGGATAATCATTATATCAGAGAAAGCCACAATTAGAGATGGAACAGTTATATGA
- the LOC101265594 gene encoding uncharacterized protein, translated as MGNTFVILKPIIDGLMKAVGMTSQLVEIEAGTTMHFWVPNKKLPNKPPVLFVHGFVANGITTWLFQILSLTSDYAVYVPDLLFFGDSITTRSERSTTIQAEFLAKGMMKLGVEQFSLVGLSYGGMVGFKLAQMYPHMVESMVMSSTIIEMTESISNASLKNIGFTNWPDFLLPKTVSGVKVLLSIGSHKLPWLPQFFYNDFHEAMFSNRKEKVELLEALVVNDKDATIKTPNYSQKIYILCGDDDKIFNKTFSDDMKEKLGKNTTIQYIKNAGHLVQLERPCTYNHYLKKFLSSS; from the exons atgggaaaTACATTTGTCATTTTGAAGCCAATCATTGATGGTCTAATGAAAGCTGTTGGAATGACATCCCAGCTAGTAGAAATAGAAGCAGGAACTACAATGCATTTTTGGGTTCCAAAcaaaaaattaccaaataaACCTCCAGTTTTATTTGTTCATGGATTTGTTGCCAACGGAATTACGACATGGCTTTTTCAAATACTCTCCTTAACTTCAGATTACGCTGTCTACGTACCTGATTTACTTTTCTTCGGAGATTCCATCACTACTCGTTCTGAACGATCAACAACTATTCAG gCCGAATTTTTAGCAAAGGGAATGATGAAGCTGGGTGTGGAACAGTTTTCTCTTGTTGGGCTAAGTTATGGAGGAATGGTTGGGTTCAAGTTGGCTCAAATGTATCCTCACATGGTTGAATCTATGGTTATGTCAAGCACAATTATAGAAATGACGGAATCAATTAGCAATGcatctttgaaaaatattggGTTCACTAATTGGCCTGATTTTCTTTTGCCTAAAACTGTCTCTGGAGTCAAAGTGCTTTTATCTATTGGTTCTCACAAATTGCCATGGCTGCCTCAATTTTTCTACAACGATTTTCACGAG GCAATGTTTAGCAACAGAAAGGAAAAAGTGGAACTTCTTGAAGCCTTAGTAGTCAATGACAAAGACGCCACTATTAAGACCCCTAATTACTCTCAG aaaatttatattttatgcgGAGACGATGATAAGATTTTTAATAAGACGTTTTCTGATGACATGAAAGA GAAGTTGGGAAAAAATACgacaattcaatatataaagaATGCAGGACATCTGGTTCAATTGGAGCGACCATGCACTTATAATCATTATCTCAAAAAATTCCTTTCATCTTCGTGA